A single genomic interval of Penaeus monodon isolate SGIC_2016 chromosome 30, NSTDA_Pmon_1, whole genome shotgun sequence harbors:
- the LOC119592384 gene encoding protein hairless-like (The sequence of the model RefSeq protein was modified relative to this genomic sequence to represent the inferred CDS: added 112 bases not found in genome assembly), translated as MKNKTELSSTDVCVRMSKAGLEGGGLGVVGDKRPPSPHSPAPSPPRRAPTPPLQTQIKCESPIPLISSHVPSPRPLVSPPATGPGAEVKGKPGTAIPSGSVKGVPPRPSEGGDESASGKAVAGASAGNAGGRLTFFKEGKFLLELSHRTDMGASAGWVPVKSKTYWPPLPLRHDTPTSQSVSDDCSSLNSSPWTGEHVRKQSMPRRDKSSVRQSFLFHWHTLHLTRDVRKKIRLRRNPFACIVGPVGCRDPSEPKEIIRKIIKSESGGNGALQDKKSRLENRVRALGEKLGWVLDSKISLQSLFEKRTVIAETVDPTFVSPRKRYLRQMESDQESLHRKKLHSGSNSVSHIPGDRPSSSSSPSHHHTNRSAINSQTSSVYSIDSILNNESANRKSDSFLRTLLKPETSVPQSKPSVVKEHSNDMLANTVKVERQERTDRGSAERLDLLTSGSRDRKDPVADLSRISSDRYELGRYGSMGSLASLYGFTPYLDHRYMMLQSLAPGLQSLAPGLVPAMSSQQPEMAQAVAVAAAAAAAAAGLSTYPLSHLHPSLAGAQYQPLIAGGLSPGHTPPTSISSQISRHQAQTSRSSPHPLTHSPSPKPPQAPSTPASPHLSRGASPRGASSPWHQPPPAHPHSPQKPILSPQPSPPPQDAPLNLSKPRNHLGK; from the exons ATGAAGAACAAGACGGAGTTATCGAGCAcggatgtgtgtgtgaggatgagcAAGGCCgggctggaggggggagggctggGTGTGGTGGGGGACAAGAGGCcgccctctccccactccccagcGCCCTCACCCCCCAGGAGAGCTCCCACGCCGCCCTTACAGACACAGATCAAGTGTGAGAGCCCCATACCCCTGATTAGCAGCCACGTCCCTTCCCCCCGTCCACTGGTCTCGCCCCCAGCCACAGGCCCCGGGGCGGAGGTGAAGGGCAAGCCTGGGACGGCCATCCCCAGTGGCAGTGTCAAGGGGGTTCCGCCGAGACCCAGCGAGGGAGGGGATGAGTCTGCGTCAGGCAAGGCTGTCGCTGGGGCCTCTGCTGGGAATGCCGGAGGCAGACTGACATTTTTCAAAG AGGGAAAGTTCCTTCTGGAGTTGTCACATCGTACGGACATGGGTGCCTCAGCAGGATGGGTGCCAGTGAAAAGCAAGACGTACTGGCCCCCT CTCCCATTGCGTCATGACACTCCTACTTCACAGTCTG TTTCAGATGACTGTTCTTCACTGAACTCTTCCCCTTGGACTGGTGAGCATGTGAGAAAGCAGTCAATGCCTCGACGTGATAAGTCCTCGGTGCGGCAGAGTTTTTTGTTCCATTGGCACACATTGCATCTCACACGGGATGTGAGAAAGAAAATTAGACTGAGAAGAAACCCCTTTGCCTGTATTGTTGGTCCAGTGGGATGTAGGGATCCTTCAGAACCAAAAGAAATAATTCGAAAGATTATTAAATCAGAAAGTGGTGGTAATGGTGCATTGCAAGATAAAAAGAGTAGATTAGAAAATAGGGTTCGTGCATTAGGTGAAAAGCTTGGCTGGGTGTTGGACAGTAAGATTTCTCTTCAGTCATTATTTGAGAAACGGACAGTCATTGCTGAAACTGTTGACCCTACTTTTGTATCGCCAAGAAAAAGATATTTGCGTCAGATGGAGTCAGATCAAGAATCTTTACATCGGAAAAAGCTTCACTCTGGATCTAACAGTGTGTCTCATATTCCCGGGGATAGaccatcttcatcctcttccccttctcatcaCCATACCAACAGAAGTGCCATTAATTCACAAACTTCATCAGTGTACAGTATTGATTCCATACTGAACAATGAATCTGCCAATAGAAAAAGTGATTCCTTCCTTAGAACTTTATTAAAACCAGAAACCAGTGTTCCCCAGTCTAAACCCAGTGTTGTAAAGGAGCATTCTAATGATATGTTGGCAAACACAGTGAAAGTGGAAAGACAAGAGAGGACAGATAGAGGATCTGCAGAAAGGTTGGACCTACTCACTTCTGGCTCAAGGGACCGAAAAGATCCAGTCGCAGACCTTAGCAGAATATCATCAGACCGGTATGAACTGGGAAGATATGGGTCAATGGGTAGCCTGGCAAGTCTTTATGGATTTACTCCCTATTTGGACCATCGCTATATGATGTTACAGTCATTAGCGCCAGGACTTCAGTCACTGGCACCAGGCCTAGTCCCAGCCATGTCTTCCCAACAGCCTGAGATGGCTCAA AGGATTAAGTACATATCCTCTGAGCCATCTGCACCCATCTTTGGCTGGGGCACAATATCAACCACTGATTGCAGGAGGATTGTCACCTGGGCACACTCCACCCACATCAATATCCTCCCAAATATCACGGCACCAGGCTCAAACATCACGATCCTCTCCACATCCTCTGACGCATAGTCCAAGTCCAAAGCCTCCACAAGCTCCCAGCACACCTGCTTCCCCACATTTAAGCCGTGGGGCTAGTCCGCGTGGAGCTTCATCACCATGGCACCAACCACCACCTGCACATCCTCATTCTCCACAGAAGCCTATACTAT